In the Quercus lobata isolate SW786 chromosome 5, ValleyOak3.0 Primary Assembly, whole genome shotgun sequence genome, one interval contains:
- the LOC115990142 gene encoding uncharacterized protein LOC115990142 gives MDAMSRALRKAARSPFLNEIERAEMPNKFARPPFNYYDGKTDPVEHVSHYIQMMSLHTHNDVLMCKVFPSSLGPTALRWFNGLRKESIRSFSELIQEFGVQFVMCSQVPQPVDALLLMKMRARETLRSYASRYWELYNKIGGDNERVAISTFRMGLPEDSGL, from the coding sequence ATGGACGCCATGAGTCGCGCTCTGCGAAAAGCAGCTCGGTCCCCGTTTTTGAATGAAATCGAGCGAGCCGAAAtgccaaacaagtttgcccGCCCACCGTTCAACTACTATGACGGGAAAACTGATCCGGTAGAACATGTCAGTCATTATATTCAAATGATGTCTTTGCATACTCATAATGATGTGCTCATGTGCAAGGTATTTCCCTCGAGTTTGGGACCGACCGCATTGAGGTGGTTTAATGGGTTACGGAAAGAATCCATACGTAGTTTCTCCGAGTTGATTCAAGAGTTCGGAGTCCAGTTTGTGATGTGCAGCCAAGTACCTCAACCAGTAGACGCGCTCCTCCTAATGAAAATGAGGGCGAGAGAAACCCTCCGTAGTTACGCCAGCCGATATTGGGAGTTATACAACAAGATTGGTGGAGATAACGAAAGGGTGGCGATAAGCACATTTAGGATGGGGTTGCCCGAGGATTCAGGGCTATGA